The Setaria viridis chromosome 2, Setaria_viridis_v4.0, whole genome shotgun sequence DNA window TGCCTGTCACTTGTGATGGTGAAATTGAGCTTCGGAGGAGTGTTGTTTCTGTGGACATTGTATTGTTTTCTGTGTGGCGGCTTCACAGGTGGGTGACGAGATGGACGTAGTCGCCGAAGGTGCAGCTACTTTCACGCCTATAATGAACGGCAAGAGTCGTGGTACTTGCCTCTAAAAATAGGCCTGGCTCACCATGATCCTAGCAGGGCCGAGCGCAGGGGAGTGCGGCCTGTGCGATGGCACAACGCCTCCAAATTTTAGGAGCCCAACGGACTGGCCGTCTTTCATCATGATCCATCCACAGGCATATCCATCCATCATTCAGCGGTTCAGCCCATCCATCAGTGCTCAACAGCAGGCTTTTGATACTTCAGGCTTCAACGGTTCAGTCCTGTACACGGCAGCGCTGCAGCGAGATCGAGACGTCACCGGCTCACCGTGTCAAGCGTGCGCACGCGCCCTTCGGGCTTCAGCCCTTGATGTGGCATCAGGATCGAGGCGACGAGCGGACGAGGCGTCACCGCGACACCGTGTCAGGGTGACAGGCTGATTGCGCAGCCCCAGCCGATTGCACCGACTTGCTTTTCGGTTTTCGCCGGCTGATTGTGCAGCCCCGGCGGCATTGAGGCGCTGGCGCAGGGTGGGGGGAACCGATCTGGCGATCTGGAAGACTGGAACGTGCCGGATTTAAcactttgtgaattgtgatcgaTCGTCGATCTGAGTCTCCAGTATACTGATCAGGTCTAGttaattttcaatattttaatcAATTTTGATGGGTGATGACTAATATAATCAGGCCTCATTTTAGAGTTTGGTACAGGACCTCGATTTTTGCCGGCTCGGTCCTGGATCCTAGAAGCAATGCTTCAAAGTTGTCAACAATAGCTTGTATATAGTCTAGTTGACGCCGAACCACCGCACATTTCATCATTCTGCCTTCGTTTACCATGTTCATCATTATGTATTTGTATTCAAGGCATACAGGCAGTATCTAAATTCTTTGAAGACTGTGTACCTGATTCTAGTGTGGTCAAGGAGATGATACTATTGACACTGTAAGATATAAGGCTGTCGCATATCCTGCTTTCTTCTTATACAGAAGCAACCAAATATCAGCAATAATAACCTGTTGATTGATTGATCCAGTCACGGTTGAAGTTGATCTAGAAGTGAAGAATGCGTTCATgattcacaaatcacaaatgTTGCTCCGGCATGCATAGCACGCTTGATTTCAAATTTGCAGTACTTCTTGAAAGAGTTGACTAGTGCCGGAGTTGTTCGTGAGTCTTAGCTGGATAATGATGGAAGGACGAGTTGTTTGCCGCACCGTCTGATATGTCATGGGTAGCATGCGGGAGCTCGGCTCGGTTTTACTGTGGggaagagaggaaggggagggaggaggatggAGGTTGAAGGTGAGAGGTGGGTCCCAGTTGGAAGTGAGAGAAAAAAAGGGAATTTTGTTTGCAACAGAATAAAACATGCTCTatcttgtttgaattttgaaagtCATCTTTCAAACATAAACACCATGCAAAGTCAACATAAATGCAACACTCCACAACAAATtgattaaaaaatagaaaattatgtttttggttttttcaaatttttaacAATTAAAGCTcgataaatttaaaaaaaaatgtaaataatttattttatttggtgTTTTCCACTTGCAACCAAACTTTGGCTGTGACACTCGAAGGTCGGAGCACGGCGAGCCCAAGTAGAGGTATAGCGAAGTCCAAACCATGCACTGGCACTTGGTGAGCCATCACGGTAGGTAACCAGGGCTGCTGTCGCGCCCACAATGTGACAcaactctatttttttttaccggaacatttactttttttgtttggaaCTTGTTTTTTCCATAATTACTCTGAAACAACCTTTAGTTTCTGGAATAGTTTTTCTTATTTCTAGAACgttttttttctccatttggAACACTTTTGAATTTCTTGGAACAATCTTAGTTGTTCTGAGTCTTCTGTAGgctttcccaaaaaaaattgtttttggGCTTGTGCGCTGTCTAATTCAGCCCAGTTACCTTGTCCTCTTGGGACGAGAAGCAACTGGGCCAAAACTTCATGTCGTACGGCATTACTTGTGTCGAcgactttgattttttttcctatgaTGAATTCAATTTTTCATATCACGAAAAATAATCCGCACAAATAAAAATCTCTTCTAGGGCCGGAAGCCCCAGTACTTCTTGTTGGACCCACATGGAAGACCACGGTCTCCTCCGCTTCTTTTGCGTTTACCCCCCTGGAATCGAGTTCGTAATAATCGTAGCAGGCGTCTAGACTGGGCTCCCAAACCGTCTCCACTCCCCCACCCGCCTCCTCTCCATCGTGCCATCCCCCCACCCGCCCCCAAGCACACCGATCGATCCAATCCCGGTCGCCGCTGCTGCCGGATTCGCCTGCCGACCAACCCGCACAAGCTCGCTCCCGCGCGTGCCGCCATGCTGGCCTCGGCGAGGTGAGTGATTCCGCCGGGGGTGCTCGTGGATTGGGCGGCCTGCCAGCGAGGCGTTCGGCGAATTGCGTGCGTGACGGAGCCTTCTTTCTTCCGTGCAGGGGGTTCTGGGGGCGGCACCGCCGGAAGATCCTCGTCTCGCTGGGCGTCGCGGGAGCGGGCTACGCCGCCTACCGCCTCTACGACGCGCACCGCGCCCAGCTCGTGCGGGTGGAGCAGCTGCGCGCCATGGAGGAGCAGGCCGCCGACGACCTCGTCAAGAACCAGTAAGATAGTCTGAGGCTCCGCTCCCCACTCCCGGCCAGCGGACTGCATGGGTCTCTTTGTTCTACTACTTACTGCTTGTGGCATTGCCTTTGTGGGCTGCGTGTTCCTGTTCTTGATTGCTCTATTACCTTTGCTGGCTTCCTCTGCCTGAGAGGGGAATTCTTCCCAATTACAAGGTCGAGCTGGGCCTCCGCATTTATTTTAAATTTGTGTAGTGTCTCGGTTGCTCTAGATTGATTGAGGGTTGGTTCAATTCCCAGCTAAATTTTGGAACATAAAGAAGATAACTTTGTTGTTGGTTTACTAAGTTTGGATGTTTTACGCATCCTTTATGATAGACGAACTGAGAGGGATGCTTGTTCCCCCTTTTTTAGTTGTTTAGACCGTCAGTGCTGCACATGTTGCACATGGAGTTAATGGTCATACTTGACATCTACCCATGTATGTTAACAACATGATAGGGGCAAAATCTGCTCGAGAAAGATTGAGTCCCATTTTCTTCTGGGTTAATTGGACATATGCCATTACAATTATCACGCTTTGGAGGTATGCCATTATTATTCGTGTTATTGGAAGCATGCCATTATAATTTCACAGGACTTAGAGATCTAGCATTACTTACCCCTTCAAtgtatttataaaaaaatttggaccaaaatgcccatGGCGCCCTTCTTCCTTCCACTCCTCTTTCCATGGCTGTGTGGCCGGAGATGCACTCAACCCTGCCTTCTCTCTTGATGATGCCGATGCCGCCAGCCTCTGCAGCAGCCTCGTGAAACCGCTCAAGAATCTGTTCGACAACCGCTGGGGTTACTCGAGTCGCTGCGTGTCGGCAGCAACTGTGACATGGCAGAAATTACTGATTGATGGGCTGCGGCTGCTATGCTGTCCAATCTCGTATGCTCGGCACCCTGCCGTAGTTACAGAAGCTGTTGCTCTGCAAAACGCGCTCAGCGTTCCTATCCCGCCAGAATCCTTCGGCAATCTCACTTCTCACCTCGCTGGGCAATGGCTGCTCCATGGCTGTGGCCGACAAGGTGGCTCGCTCCCTGGCCGGTGGAACGTGCGGAGGCACGTTCTGGCCAGCAGCATGTGAGGAGGCAGGAAGGAACTTGTGGAGGCACGTCATGGCCAGCAGCACGTGAGAAGCTAGCAGCTGCTGTGCTTGTTCCATCGGAGAGGAACGGCCATTCTGAATGGcagagagagaaaaggggagAAAGGAGGCAGCAGACAGgatgggaggaagaagaagactggGGGTATTTTGGTCTAACTTTTTTTATAAACGCATCCAAGGGGTAAGTAATGGTATATGTCTAAGACCTGTGAAGTTGTAATGGCACGTTTCAAATATCATGAATAGTAATGGTATATCTCCAAAGCGTGATAATTGAGATGGCATATATTCAATtaacccttttctttttgtacTGTTGTGCTAGTATTAATCATACAAATTGGTATCTGTTTCAGATTAAGCAAGCTCTGTATTTAGTAAAGGAGCTTACCTCATAATTGTTTGTGCTCTTCTATTTTGTTGTAGGCTACAGGAACACTTTGAGAAGGTGCAGAGCATTTGCGACAGTACCACATTGCCTTTGGCCATGCATCAGCTCTGTGAAAAGATAATGAGTGAACTGGATATTTCAAAATTGATTGACAAGCTGCGGCAAGGGAAGGTAGAATCAAGCGCACTGACACCAAAGGAGAAGTATGATACTTGGGAGGAGATTAAGATTAAGAGTACGATATTTCTTATATTTTCTATTGCAATGGCTTGCTGGGATTTTTCATTGTCTAATCATAAGTATGCATTTCTAACAATGTTATTGTTTCTGCCGCTTCTCCAATTTCTTAGGTTTCACAAAGACAGTTTCTTCAATATGGGCAATGACATTGCTTAGCTTGTACACTAGAGTTCAGGTCACCATATTAGGCAGGCATCTATACTTAGATTTTGCCCGCGGTTCACATCGTGCACAGATACAGGTAGATTCTATGCTTCAGGCTCCACATTCTATGCTCAAGCCATTGCCAATTTGCCATACAGATGACTGTTTCATTTATTTCTTGCTCCAGTTAATGATGCTTCGTGCTTGCACTCTAGACAGTTGAATAATTGAAATTATATTAATACACTGACTTGACATGGGTTCAATCTGCTCCTGACTTGGAAATGTCTCACTTCCTTTCTAGGAAGAATCTGATACCTTCAGTGAAAATGGACACAAGAGCTTCCTTACAACGGCGGATTATCTTCCAACTGGCAAAATCAATGCATACATAATGCAAATGCAACATGCTGCGACAGAAGTCCTAAAAGAGTAAATATATCTTGTCCTGTCCTAATGATAGTTATTACCGGCATGTTCGCCACCCAACAAATTAAGGAAAATGCATCTAAATTTTTCTAGCAAAATGCTACTAGTGTTGTACACTATGTCTCATTTCCTTTTTCTCGGAAATCCAACTGTGAACATTGTACCACTAATTGCCTATTAACCAGCTGGCTTCTAGTGTCTTTCCAGTTACTTTGTTTCTGAGTTTAGATTTCGGTCTATTATATGAAACTTGCGTCCTAAACTTTTTCGGTTTGTTAGTACAATGTTCAAGGGTATCTTAGAACCCATCCAATATCAATGATACTGTACATAGACATTATGGTTGATTCTGGCAGTAACGTCTGGTTACCACTGGGAAATTGTCAAATTGATTCCTGGTTGTGTTTCCCTTTAGCGATACTGAGTACGGACATGTGAAAATTTGCAGGAAGCAGCTGAAAGACCTTATGAGCACGGACCAAGTATTGCAAACAGTATTACAAATATTGGACATGTTCATGGGTCTTTGTGAAGATAACTCATGGATAAATTACCTTGTACCTGATGATGCCAGTGTTCATGCACAGTTGATGGCTGTGTCTAGTACTGGATTTGATGATTCATCACTCCTAAATGATTTCAGAAAGCTAGAACAACTAATGGCTGAGACACGAATAGTATTGGCAAGGTAATTTTGTGTCATGCTCATTTATAGCAAGAGATAACTTGTATCACAATGCACATTTCTTTGCTCTGTCCGTTGTAtgtcttcaattttttttgttcttcatCAATTAACTTTGAATTAATTAACTACTTCTGTTATTATCTACCAAATTGTATACTTAGTGTTGACTTCATAATACATGTGATTTTTATTGACCTAGTTTGTTACTTAAAACTTGAAGGAGTCAAAGCAACTTTCTTGGTAGCATTATTCACTAGTTTGAACTTCATTTGATAGCATTTAcctttattatattatataaccTAGCATGGAGCAAAAAGGTGCTCTGTATTTAGATTTCTGTGCATTACCTTTCCTTTcagggaaagaaaagaaatgatgaTTTGAACAGTAACATTTTTCATGTGTTGTATGATTACAGTCGCATACAGTGAAATTTGTTGGTACGGTTACTATGTTGGAACTTGAGAGAACATTTTTTTAGCGTAAGGGTATTATCATTATGTCATGCACAGAATCATTTTGTTTTCATGTCTGTCAATCTAATGGCATGTCTGTGGTTGACTCTTTTGGTAACATTGACAAAGTAGTCCCCATGAGTATCTAGTTAACCATTTGGGACTGTTATTGCAGCGATGATTTTAAAAATATCATGGAGAGGTCACTGAGGAAGATAGCTGACATGGTGATTGAGGACCTGGCTGCGCAGACTGGAATTCCAAGTCCTCCGTCAGGATTGCCCTTAGCGACACTTTTGCCCAGAGTTGCCCATCTGAGTTCACCGTTGCTTGTGGAGCCGAACAAGAACAAACACATTCAGATGATCCGAAGTATGCCTGAAGTGGAGCTCTTCTACACATTCCTGTATGCAAACATGCCACCGGAAACATGATCTTTGTGCTGATGTGGAAACAACACTTGCTTCTGAATTTTGGCTCCAACAGTCTGGCGGTGTGTGGATGTTGAACATTCTGCAAATCTGGAACCCAAGAAAAAAACATGGAGACACAGAATGCTCATATCTGCCCCTGTATATGCTGAGATATTCCGCCGTTGCTAACAGGAAGTAACTGAGTGGAGTTCCTTCCATCTGGATTCTCTTTCTTTGAAGTTTGGGTTGTGCGTGTCTAGTTAGAACCCCACGCTCTGGTTCTCCTATTTGCTATATTTTTGGGAGCTTACACGGTCACAATTGTTGTGGATTTTTAATGGGTAAAATGATTAATGTATACTACATTTCAACTGAGTAGGGCCTTTTTCTTGGGTGAAATGTGTTACTTCACATTTCAACTCAGTTGAGTCTTTTTTTGGGCGAATGAATATTGGAGCCCGCAGTTTGGGACCTGAAAGGCATATATTCTTGCTTGCACAATTATATTGTGCTGTGGAGAGAAGTTAATTCCTTGAATATTTGAGACAATTGAAATCTTTCTTGCATATTTGTGGTGAAGTGTCATCGAACTTGTAGCGAACAGATGGCATGGATTTCATTCACACTCGTTCAGATAGCAAGTATACTAGATCATTTTCACAACCAGGATCTTTGGTacggaggcggtggcgatgcGAGGCCTCCAGCGCACGATCCTTGGCCGACCCGCCGGCGGCCTGCGCTTGGTCGACGAGGAGACCCGCCTCCGCTCACGGCGCCGTCTGTTGTTGTTGCGCCGCAGCTTTTCCGGATCGGAATCGGAAGCGCTGGGGTTTGGCGCCGCCGGTTctctcgcgccgccgccacgggagTCGAAGGTCGCTGGGAAGATGATTGTATTGATATTCATGGCGGCGCGGGATGAAGTCGATTCGATGCTTAATTAACTATGTTTTCTGTCGCAGCAGGGATGATCCCATCATCGTGCAGCAGGTGAATATCTATACTTGTCTGCAACAATTGCAAATTTTGGGCATCCAAGAAACAAGATTTAAAACTAGAAGATGGCATACTACAATCACTAAGGTCCTATTTGgtacggctccactcctaaactccagcaactctattaaaaaaatcagccaaataccccaactccaaaacttcatggagttgccaacttcatggagctgtagtgcaaatggaggtggagttttagAGCACCTCTTTTACTGCTCCACAAatctctcttttgaacctcctcgtggagtaccagggtaattacccaccaatgccactggttaaaaaaacgtttcattctattctccttTTGTTTCTTCTATTCTCCTGAGCCCCCCTCACCGCTAGAGCTCCGCCCGTCaccgcccccgtggccggccggccccgccgcccgtcgccgcccaccccgccgcccgtcaccgcccaagctgccccgccgcccatcgccgccccgtgccgcccgccgcccagccccgccgctcagcgccgccccgtcgccgcctagcccgccgcccgtggagggtctcccgtgtgcggcacagtgcagtggaaaaaaggggaagaagaagatgggatagagaggatgacaagtggggctttaattggggggcaacaatggcaatccacactgaaatcgatcttttttggagctgagagcacccatctagccaaacaccccgtttttgttctggagttttggagcggagctggcttcatgtggagttctgaagtggagcagctccacccgaagttggagccatgccaaacagagcCAAATCTCCTTTGGATCTTAATTAAAATATGGGATTAAATGACAGGACATGGAATAAGAGGATGGGCAATTTTTTTTACCAGCAATATTTTGAGAAAATTGCAATTTTAGGACTTGGGAAGGATTTCCTTTGCAATCAGCTCGTTTGATCAGGAAAATTGATTTTTGGGCATACAAAATTACCggtaattcttttttttttcaagaatgcTACTCGAATGACAGTTTTAGTTTGAGTCGCCAGCTTGCAATAATAGTTCTGTGTGGTGGCAAACTTGCAATTGTCCCAAACCCCTACAGGCTGGAGAATTCACACAGATGTGTggccaaaaagaagaaaacaaaactaGTGCAGTAGGGAGGCAAGGCAACATTTGCTTCAAcagatgattttccttttctgtgTATGGATCTTGTGACAAGCTCCCAGGCTAGTCACGTTTTACCCCTTGACCTGCTGCCCTCGCTTTGCTGCTGCACCACTAAGCCCTAGATCGCCACCCTTCAGTCAACACTCACCATTACCATCCTATATCCTTCCTCTACCCACCGTATAGATCAAAGCAGGAGGATGGTATACGTTGCAAACTCTGATATTCAAGGGGTTAATTAACAAAAGTGTGTTTCCTTGGTTAGTGCCTTAATTAGCTTGCAGATCTGTCTTTTGCTGATGCCACACAGAGCACAAAGCAATAGAGGATTAGGAATGGAATGGACATCAAGGATCCCAACATGCGCTTTGAGAGTTCCATGTCTACCTGAGTATGTATTACAGGCGAGTTATTAGGGCTCACTTATTTAGGGAACTTTATGTAcacaattttctttttattgcgTATTTGTGACTGAAATTTGTTTTTGGTTCTAAGGGTGATTTGTATTGGTGCTGATGGTGGCTCCACCAATAGGATCTTATATGGGTGGATTTGTGCATGCAAATATATGGAACTAGGTTCATCTATGGATATATGTTTATGCATGTGACACATGCCTAAACTTCGCATCATCCATATTTTTTTCCAATGTTATTCTGTTACTATGCCTTGTTTGGTGAACGTCATGTGTTTTACCTACCAACTTATGTTTTAGTAAAACTCCAATTATTTGTTTCAGGTGGGTTTAGTTAGGATTCGTGCTACTGTTTATTCAAAATCTATTGGCACATGGCTAGCAAGGGAAATTTTGGAATTCAGATATTTCTTGTTTTTCCAATAATAATTCTACAGGGTTCTGTTATCAAAATGACGGGTCCTAAGAGAGGCATCGCATTGGCTGACAGTGTTCTGATTGAGTTTGACACGAGGATCAAGAATGGAGAGCAAGAAGATGATGACGACCCACAGCTGATTGATGGGGCAGTAGTATTTAATGGACTACGCATGTTAGGTGTGCCATTCAAAGGTCGAATTCAGGGCAATTGTGGTGCAATTGACATGTCTGCGACACTTGTTGAAAATGCAGTTGAGGCTACAGTCGAAGTTGTCATATTTGAAGTGCAGAGTGGTTTCGATTTATCCCTCATCTCCTCTTTTTTCTGGTTTGGAAGTACCTGATGAATTTCATCTTTTTGATGGCACAATTGGTGACTCGTGTGGCTTAAAAAGGTTTGTGATTGCGGTCGAGATGAATACTGTGATGCGTTTGAAGTTCAAGGCTGGTAGAGGTTCTAACAGTGATAATGTTGAACACCATTGTTCCTTCAAAGCTAAGCTACATGGATTCATCAACCATGCTTGAGTTCGCGACTATCTCGGTGAAGGTGACTTGGGCGACGATGTTTTTTGACTAAATTCCTTGTGTACTATCATCTAGTTATTAGTTGTGTTATGTAATATATTGAACTGGATGAATTTACTTgacaaatatttctttttttgctgGAACTGTAGTGGTGCGCTGGTGTTAAGCCTCATGCCTATTTAAGAGAGTAGTGGGTGTTTCTACTTGTGTTTTAAACCATTGATTTTTCTATCATGTGACTCAACTTTTTGTTCAACAACATCAGAAGCTACACCTTTTTACATCACACTACTGCAGAGAACGTCATATGCATCGGCTCATAAATGCTAGATCAAACCGCTCTAGTGCGTTAAGTCCTTTCGCACCGGCACCAACAAGAACTGACACAAATAAAGACGTAAACTTGAGTTGTATGGATACATGGCGGCAATTGTATGGATACATGGCAGCATGGGATGAAGTCGATTTGATGCTTAATTATGTTTTGTCACAGCAGGGATGATTTCATCATCGTGCAGCAGCTAAACATCTACACTTGCCAGCAAGAATTGCAAATTTTGTGCGTCCAGGAAACGAGATCCTGATTTAgtgcctattttttttttcagataccACAATAATCTATTGTTAGCTAGCTAGCCCGGGCAATCACATGCAAGCTAAGTTCGGTTTAGCATATATGCAGAAAAAGTAATAGTGCTGAGATTATCCTAGTGTGTTGCACTTTAGTATGTAGGAAGGCAGCTCCATCTTTATTCTTTACCCCCAAACCAAAGCAAAGGTCATACTCTGGTGCGCAACAACCTTAAGAAGTATGCGCTTGCCCTTGCCTCCTTATTGAGAACAGTGGCCTGGCTGAGATCCCGAATGGGTTGGCTTCGGGATGGTGATGCAAATACCAAGCTTtttcatatgcatgcatgccaccgaaaaagaaaaaacttcatTGCTAAGCTGAGGGAGGGAGATAGAACCTTCACTGCTCATGAGGAGAAAGCTTTTGCAATATTTGGTTTTTATTCTAATCTGATTAGCTCTGATAGTGACCGAGTCAGAACCATCAACCTGGATGCCCTGAACAGCCCAAGACATAATCTTTTCCTTTCACGGAGGAGGAAGTTTGGAACACCATCAAAATTTTGCTGTCTGACCAGGGCCGAACCGGCAAAAATCGAGACCCTGTACCAAACTCTAAAATAAGACCTATCTCCCCAAAAAAATAGAATTATAAataagatatatgatatatatcacAATAAGATATATCAAAAACCCTACCTATTCAACTTTTgctttcataatctttaattgaAGTAATTCATTTAGTATTGCTTGTCTCATGCTCTTTAAGTCTAATACCAAGATGTATCCAATCATTAAACCCCTCATTTGCCAACTGACCTTTTCGATGGccttttgtaaataatttacaaCCAAAGCAAAAGATCCAATCGAGTTCCTTAGAATAGCAAGCCAATCCCTATCACAATGCTCTCCATTTGATAAAATTCTTGTATAGAATAGTGCAGAAAGCCTTCTAGAATATCTATCCTTAGGACCTTTCTGAATTGATAAATCTCTTCTAGGGTCCTTCTATGCTAAAATATCAATTTGTTTATGATCAAGGGAATCCCAATATCTAGGATCAAATATATCAGGCTGAAAGGAATCATTAACATCCGCAATTGGTGAAGTGTTCAAGTTAACACTAGTACTATTGGCCCTAATGTTATCAGCATTGTTATCCATTTCAATGTTTGTGTTATCAATAAGAACTTCCTCGACCCCAACAATATTTTCTATCTCTATCTAACCCTCTCTAGGATCATTGTCATCATTATTATCAAGTGCAGTTCCTGTCCCTGACCAAGTGACTGATTATCGATGGACACTTGTGACTC harbors:
- the LOC117846058 gene encoding peroxisome biogenesis protein 3-1; translation: MLASARGFWGRHRRKILVSLGVAGAGYAAYRLYDAHRAQLVRVEQLRAMEEQAADDLVKNQLQEHFEKVQSICDSTTLPLAMHQLCEKIMSELDISKLIDKLRQGKVESSALTPKEKYDTWEEIKIKSFTKTVSSIWAMTLLSLYTRVQVTILGRHLYLDFARGSHRAQIQEESDTFSENGHKSFLTTADYLPTGKINAYIMQMQHAATEVLKEKQLKDLMSTDQVLQTVLQILDMFMGLCEDNSWINYLVPDDASVHAQLMAVSSTGFDDSSLLNDFRKLEQLMAETRIVLASDDFKNIMERSLRKIADMVIEDLAAQTGIPSPPSGLPLATLLPRVAHLSSPLLVEPNKNKHIQMIRSMPEVELFYTFLYANMPPET